From the genome of Carassius gibelio isolate Cgi1373 ecotype wild population from Czech Republic chromosome B10, carGib1.2-hapl.c, whole genome shotgun sequence, one region includes:
- the LOC127966596 gene encoding cryptic protein — MNQLFGFFLSAVVVSQSASSGSGCEGAGCGKAAGVSGKPKQHAEFLNKFNEMNTQTAQGPHRNAEAVLPFIGLTGVSKQSRTCCKNGGTCILGSFCACPKHFTGRSCEYDERLSDCGVIPHGEWVQKGCSYCRCGYGLLHCFPHVFSKNCDDSEDVRWYSSSSHRTPSSSVIMCVAFILRFLLEVRFLN; from the exons ATGAATCAATTATTCGG GTTCTTTCTGTCTGCTGTGGTGGTCTCTCAGTCGGCTTCGTCTGGATCAG GATGTGAAGGAGCAGGATGTGGGAAAGCTGCTGGAGTCTCTGGAAAGCCAAAACAACACGCGGAATTCTTGAATAAGTTCAACGAAATGAACACGCAGACGGCGCAAGGTCCACACCGGAACGCAGAGGCCGTGTTACCGTTCATAGGACTGACCGGAG TTTCTAAACAAAGCCGTACCTGCTGCAAGAATGGTGGAACGTGTATTTTGGGAAGCTTCTGCGCCTGTCCGAAGCACTTCACCGGCCGCAGCTGTGAATACGACGAGCGCCTCAG TGATTGTGGTGTGATTCCACACGGAGAATGGGTTCAGAAAGGATGCTCGTACTGCAGATGTGGATATGGACTCCTGCACTGCTTCCCGCATGTGTTCAGCAAAAACTGTG aCGATTCTGAGGACGTTCGGTGGTACAGTTCAAGTTCCCACAGAACGCCGTCTTCTTCAGTTATCATGTGTGTTGCCTTTATTTTACGCTTTCTACTGGAAGTTAGATTTCTGAACTAG
- the LOC127966584 gene encoding uncharacterized protein LOC127966584, with protein MDKKAEVLVCGASIMKDVWEIRLREYRQKRQMEEERIRKSALERINQDWKGRMSFKIKSPKRLERKAKLPEQSTLDAHKAKKTNLGRPQGFQSSRIQRQVDSRKTTKANKLTLLRQLNESCPGLMVWAESWKFSQPLPQPEESPCAFDWGQSWKFLNFQPSTDGKPWFDLGFDANNDLSSNDIFLWEKLSKPSDPEHIKQDLVTPEWEKSWIFSQKRKEFHENKNNSYCNKLYNQNEEIASDWNESWKSTKPVKEVDVKYDFIQPAANEEKQPWNNSGMHFKNQLQMKSKATDNSAWSESWRVAKTMSEKETKSIQSQAKEPEELHPDICNLIINVSKEMKHKIQCRSQFGGRENQLPEWEKSWTTIKNLSEYKEEINKEIEVKVETLKPDMQPTEHVNFNVLALPKSQKRQEMLNFSEQINWKDSWKMMKHQHREERALRNRRKPPSQFSQTLTQWANCWKFTNLTLEQDAGLWQQGWSANSQLRSIRRVRVNEDIPHNGPAGVRTWAESWRSTRHQHLLEIQATSASTQLLCHHTYARSVADWEQSWKSSSHLHHHDRPSMTAWTGSWRFSSLEDLQREHAWFERSMEIKGRKELCRALNALNRSFDSQTFKERYPANEWNDSWRVKKKFDGPGLAQLMKNVVLNWDNSWMLTSTEFYQKQIECYLNSQIESWSEWGRSWKMSNPQPPKNIASWVDAKPRSFNAQDLILWSKHKHIYNLPSASLRDVKLKMWSKSWRFMTIDLDSKSEDTSVIMTKTVKIRRQMYSDIDQLKPQMKRWSDACKIAKTQARKKHDVRSKSGNMEDEDGDMFAEWMESWKFSNNIKTGDPANVSLSNWKMSWKFLLGPNVTMNGPKTSKNR; from the exons ATGGACAAAAAAGCAGAGGTTTTAGTATGTGGCGCTTCAATTATGAAGGATGTGTGGGAAATCAGACTGAGGGAGTATCGACAGAAACGGCAGATGGAAGAAGAGAGGATACGGAAGAGCGCTCTGGAAAG AATCAATCAGGATTGGAAGGGGCGCATGTCCTTCAAGATAAAAAGCCCTAAAAGGCTGGAGAGAAAAGCAAAGCTTCCTGAACAATCGACTCTTGATGCACACAAGGCTAAAAAGACAAACCTTGGCAGGCCTCAAGGCTTCCAGAGCAGTCGGATTCAAAGGCAGGTCGACTCGAGGAAAACTACAAAAGCCAATAAACTGACCCTGTTACGTCAACTCAATGAAAGCTGCCCGGGGTTGATGGTGTGGGCGGAGTCTTGGAAGTTTTCCCAACCTTTGCCACAACCTGAAGAAAGTccttgtgcattcgactgggggcAGTCATGGAAGTTTCTCAATTTTCAGCCAAGCACTGATGGTAAACCATGGTTTGATCTTGGGTTTGATGCCAACAATGATTTGAGCTCCAATGACATATTTCTATGGGAGAAACTTAGCAAACCTTCAGACCCCGAGCACATTAAACAAGACCTGGTCACTCCAGAATGGGAAAAGTCTTGGATATTCAGTCAGAAAAGAAAAGAGtttcatgaaaacaaaaataacagctaTTGCAACAAATTGTACAATCAAAATGAGGAAATTGCATCAGACTGGAACGAGTCCTGGAAGTCAACGAAGCCTGTAAAAGAAGTAGATGTTAAATATGATTTCATTCAACCCGCAGCTAATGAGGAAAAACAACCATGGAATAATTCTGGGATGCACTTCAAAAATCAGCTTCAAATGAAATCTAAAGCTACAGATAATTCAGCTTGGAGTGAATCTTGGAGAGTTGCGAAAACCATGTCAGAAAAGGAGACGAAATCAATCCAATCTCAAGCAAAGGAGCCTGAGGAGCTGCATCCCGACATCTGCAACCTGATAATAAATGTGTCTAAAGAGATGAAGCACAAAATTCAATGCAGATCTCAGTTCGGTGGGAGGGAGAATCAGCTGCCTGAATGGGAAAAATCATGGACGACCATAAAAAATCTGTCAGAGTATAAAGAAGAGATAAATAAAGAGATTGAAGTGAAGGTTGAGACGTTGAAACCAGACATGCAACCAACTGAACATGTGAATTTCAATGTACTTGCTTTGCCTAAAAGCCAGAAGCGCCAAGAGATGCTCAACTTCTCTGAGCAAATAAACTGGAAGGATTCTTGGAAGATGATGAAACATCAGCATAGAGAAGAAAGAGCCTTGAGGAACCGGAGAAAACCACCTTCACAATTCTCACAAACTCTCACCCAATGGGCCAATTGTTGGAAGTTCACCAATTTAACTCTCGAACAAGATGCCGGTTTATGGCAGCAGGGTTGGTCTGCCAATTCTCAACTCAGGTCTATTAGAAGAGTGAGAGTCAATGAAGACATCCCACATAATGGACCAGCAGGGGTTCGCACATGGGCAGAGTCCTGGAGGTCGACGAGACATCAGCATCTTCTGGAAATACAAGCGACAAGTGCATCTACCCAGTTGTTATGTCACCATACATATGCACGATCCGTGGCTGACTGGGAACAATCATGGAAGTCATCGTCTCATCTGCATCATCATGATAGACCATCCATGACGGCATGGACTGGTTCATGGAGGTTCTCCAGTTTGGAGGATCTCCAACGTGAGCATGCATGGTTTGAGAGATCAATGGAAATTAAAGGCAGAAAGGAACTTTGTAGAGCACTGAATGCATTAAACAGATCATTTGATTCTCAGACATTCAAGGAACGATATCCTGCAAATGAGTGGAATGACTCCTGGAGGGTTAAAAAGAAGTTTGATGGTCCTGGACTTGCGCAACTAATGAAAAACGTAGTGCTAAATTGGGATAACTCTTGGATGTTGACCAGCACAGAGTTTTATCAAAAACAAATCGAATGTTATTTGAATTCTCAGATCGAGAGCTGGTCAGAGTGGGGTCGATCGTGGAAGATGTCAAACCCACAACCACCAAAGAACATCGCCTCGTGGGTTGATGCGAAGCCAAGATCATTCAATGCACAAGACCTGATTCTTTggtccaaacacaaacacatctatAATTTACCTTCTGCTTCGCTCAGAGACGTGAAGCTGAAAATGTGGAGCAAGTCCTGGAGGTTCATGACGATAGACCTTGACTCAAAGTCTGAGGACACATCTGTGATAATGACAAAGACTGTAAAGATAAGAAGGCAAATGTACTCCGATATAGATCAGCTGAAACCACAAATGAAGAGATGGAGTGATGCATGTAAAATAGCAAAGACGCAAGCACGAAAAAAGCATGACGTTCGATCCAAATCTGGGAACATGGAAGATGAAGATGGAGATATGTTTGCAGAATGGATGGAATCTTGGAAATtctcaaataatataaaaacggGTGATCCTGCAAATGTGTCTCTGAGCAATTGGAAAATGTCTTGGAAGTTTCTCCTTGGTCCAAATGTAACAATGAATGGCCCCAAAACTAGCAAGAATCGGTGA